A window of Mus musculus strain C57BL/6J chromosome 3, GRCm38.p6 C57BL/6J genomic DNA:
CTCTGCTCATAAGTTCGAGTCtccaggggcttctcagccagCTGCTGCAGGTAACGGCGGGTGGTGGGACAGAAGCTCTGCAGTGATAGGGCCATGTACTTCTCCCGGATGAAAAGTGCCCGAACCACACTTTTGGCTGCGTCTAAGAGGTCTGTGAATGGCACCTGAAGACGAGGACAAGCAGTCACTTTCTTTGGTCTCTGTGCTCACTCATGTTCACACTCACCTCCTGCTTGTGGCCTCGCCCAGACCTCACACTgcccatccccagcaccaaaggCCTCAAACCAGGGAACATCCAGCCTTCTCTGGTCCCAGAGAATCAGTGAGCCCACAGCCTCTGCCACTCCAGGCACCAGAAAAAGAAAtgccctctccagctcccaccaGTTCCCCAGGCCAGAACCCTCTAAAACATATGGGTGGAAACTTAAGGCTTCACTCCACACTCACCCCACACTTCTCCTCCCCAGAGATGATGACCCGCTGAAATTCCCGTTCCAATACCACATCACGTTCCCAAAGACCCCTGTCACCCTGTCCCTCTCCTTGCTCCTTGTACAGCCTATAGGAAAGAGAGATAAAACATGGGTCGGAGACAGCCATGGTGCAGACCCATCCCCGTGTCATCTGCGCATGCCCCTCTGCTCTCCTTACTGTAAGTCTGAGTCGCTGTCTGTCTTCAGGAAATCTTGCTTGGCTCGAAGAAGAATATCTGGCTCCAGCCTAAAGGTGGGAAGAGCCAAGTCTGGTAGAGCACAAGCAATGGCTGCAGCCTTCAGGTCCCAGCACTGTCCCAGCTTCTGACCACATACTGTCACATGCGGTCCATGGGCAGGCCTGTACGCTCTGGGCTGTTCTCACCCCACTTCAAAGGTGAGAAAACAACTCCAGAAGTTAGTTATCCAGTAGACTGGGAGCCTACAGGAAGAGGGATCCAGCAGTAGCTAGACTCCAAAGAATGTGTTCTATGCTGCCTTCCAGGCAGACCTCAAAGAGACAACGGGACAGGGAAGGGGCAGCAGCGGGCTCACTTGACATCCTGGCTGATCTGGCGCTCCAGCCGCTGCCTCCGTTCTTCTAGCTGCTCGATGGGGCTTTCCTCTGGGAACTCATAAGGGGCGCTACGAAGCTCACTCTCAGCCAGTGAGCGGCTGAACAACTCCTGGTACCAgtaagggaaaggaggaaaggctAGGTGGCCTCCAagccctctgcccctgccctcccTGCAGAGCCTGGGCAAAGGGTGAGGCAGGAGCCAGGCTTCCCAGGAGAGGCTTAGCATCAGAGACAGGATGATGCGAGGATGGCCCAAGATGAGAGGTGGCTGAGGTAGAGGGGACAGCAACAGATGCAGAGTTTGAGGTGAAGAGGTACAAGGGTGCTACCTCAGCGATCTCCTTGCATTTGCCATCCATAGACGTGCGCAGGTCAAGCGGGAAGTGCTTGAGGCAAGGGGCGTTGCCTGGCAGGGATCGGGCAGACTGTAGCGGAGAGGCCCCCAGACCGCTTCGAGCTTCTGCAGAGACAGTGGGGCCAAGGTCAAGGGGAAGAGGGACAGGGCCTGGATGTCTCTGAAAGCCAAGAGCCCCTTTCCATCCTGGGGCCAGACCCTATTAAAAGTCAGGGCCTAGACACTGGACAATACTTCCACTGAGACAGAAAAGCCAGCCATGTGGGGCTCCTAAGGGTATTCATCGTATTACACAGAGGCCCTTCACCACCCCAGGCTAGGGATGAGGTCCTGGGCCTGCCTGTGGAGCAAATGGATCCAGTCAACTCTGCAATAAGCACTTGAGGTGGGAGTAGCCTACTCCCTTACTTAGTTCAAAAAATTTTATCTGCCTATGACTATTTTCCAAAAAGGGATAcacgtgtacacatgtacacacacacacacacacacacacacacactcacacacacacaccagacactcaGTCAGGACTAGTGGTTACACTAAGGATCATCAACTTCTAGGGTACTAACCCAGGGTCAGATTTACCCTGGCCTAACAGATCCTTCACCGAGATGAACAGAACCACTGGCTGCTTTCCTTGACCTGCCAGGCACAGGCAAAGTACAGCAGCCACCCAGCTCTGACCTGAGAAGCAACTCTCAAGAAAGAGGACCTGGTTAGCCAGAAACCCCTTTTCCCACTGGAGGCCTGTCCTCTCCAGGACCCTGGCTGGAGCTGCCAAGATGAGGACAGATTCCAGGATACCCGTCCCACATCTGGCTGACCCTTCAAAGGGAGCTGCCACAGTCCGTGCCACTTGGAGGCCTTAGGAGCTAAGCTGGAGGCCCCATGGAGGGCCCTGGGAAAGGGAGAATTGGAAGCCAGGGATTCTTTCTATTCCAACAAGGGCAGACCTCTTCATAGGCCCTCCTACAAGGCTAACACGGACCGTCAAAAGCTGCTAGTCTCCTGGGCTGCCTAAGCTCCTAGCCCACCACAAAAGAACCTCCCAGTTTCAGCCTCCTCTTGCTGGAAGCTCTCCACAGACTATCTGGTTTTTCCAGCCAGCTGTAGAAGACCCACCTCTCCAGAACCCGCTCCCCCACCTCCACTCTGGCTTAGAAAAGGACGCAGAAGCTCTGTCTAGGCATTGTGCCTTAAGGTCTCTGTGCCCACTTCCTAGTACTCTAGGTACAGTCCCAATGCTGGACAAAGAGGGGTGCTTACCCTAGATCAGAACCCAGCTACCTACTTGCCTTGGTCCCTACTGGAACGCTACCTGCAGAGTTCAAGAGTATTCTGGTCAGCAGCCCTGTGCcccttgtctgtctgtttgccttgtAAAGCTGCAGCCAGTCCCCCAGGACAGCTCAGGGGCTGGCATGGGCCATACCAAGTGCAACTATAAGCAGGGGAGACCCTGAGATGGCCACAAGTAGGGGGCTGGGAGAGTTCAGGGGAGTTCAGAAATCCAGAGAAGGAGCAAGAGTTGAGAGGTGAGAACTCTAACATGGCTGTAACCTCTTCCATGCCAGTGAGACCACCCAGATCCAGGGTCTCAACAGGGAGAAACAAGACAAGCTGATGTGGCCAAGGCAGCCTGGCAGGGGAGGGGCCAAGTCTCCTTAAAACCACAGCCCCAGGGGACAGAAAGTGGACACAGCCTGGCTGGCTaaagggtagaaggagagacacagagggaggcCAACAATCCTCCCCTGAGCCCTGCAGCCTCAGGCTGGCTTTCTCTGCCCACCACTGTCTTTTGGGCCCTGACTACAGACTCTTCAAGAGAGACAAGGTCTGTGCTACCCAGGATCCGGCTGGTAGCTGGAGCACTGGTCTAATGTGGATAGGAGCTAGTTACGGAGGCTTCCTAGACCACACGGGCAGCACTCTTCACAGCAGCTGCAAGGCTAATGTCAGGTGAGGACAACCTCTTTAGGAAGAGCACCTTGGAAAATGGGAACTGCATGTGGAAGGCACATAGGACTCTGCttttgtttacttgcttgtttTAACCTCTGGACACAGGCTATCAGTGGGTGAGAAGCAGCCTTGTCCTACCTGGCCGCAgccccaggactcacagggaaATGTCCTACAAGCACTCTATAAAGCTTAGGTTAGAGCCCTAAGCCCATGTGACTGCAATTAGGAATTCCTGGGACCCTCTAAACACTTCCGACATGGAGACCCTTCAGTGAGGGGGGTGAGAGGGTCTCTGAGCCCAGTGCAGGGTCAGGGCTGATAAGAGGGACAGAGCACCGAGGAGAAAAGATCTCTGTAGGGAGGAGGTGATGCAACTTCCCCCTTGCAAGAGAGCagaataggaggaagaagcaaggaTCAACACCTACTCACCCAACCCAGGGTTCAGATCCTAGGCTGGGTGGTAgtagcacaaacctttaatcccagcactcagcaggcagaggcaggggcaggtggatctctgtgagttccaggacagctaaggctacacacagacaaaccctgtctcagaaaacaaccaaacaaaaaggaaCCCAGAGCCTTCTTAAATTCAGCTCCAGACCACTTGGGggctttgttttctgtcttttgctttacTGGGACCACACCTGAGGTCTTGTGTAAGCTAGGGAAGTCCTTACCACTGGGCCATATcctcattcttttctatttttacttcCAGCCAGGATCTTACCAAGTGTCTCTGCATGCCTGGAGCTCATGATCCTCccgcctcagcttcccaaatagctaattacaggtatgtgtcactACACCAAGCCACCAACCACTTCTAGAGTCCCTGAAGGCAGACCACAGGGCtgcagaaaggaagacagagtcCTCATTTTAAACCCTTTCCTATCAGATAGGCCTGGAACTACACAGACGAGCTAGGTGAGTAAGAAGGGTACCAGCAGCCAGAGCCATCCTCCTACTATACCACAAGACTGTAAACGACTGCTAGGGACTCACCAGAGGAGAAGCACAGGCGCTATCCTCCACTCTCCAAGCCAGGATCCATCTCCCTGGCCCTGTGCCAAAACTTGGCATCTACAGTaccacacatacaggcaaaagccAAAGGGGACCACTCCATCAGCTCCAGGATTTCTGGTGCTTAGTCAATCACCTTTGACTGGGAGCatcctcactcactcactcaagaCTGCCTCACTAGGCCTTGACCCCAAGTAGAAGATGCTCTCAAGGTATAAGCACCTAAGGGTCTCTGGTTCAGCAACAGAGTAACCAGCACAGAGCTAGTCCCAGGGCATACACCTAGAAGACAGATGCGAGCACAGAGAATCTATCTCAGTACAGTACAAAGCCTAGATAAGCACAGTCAGCAGGATAAGAATAGGCCAGAGGCGGTTAGTCAGGGTGTCAATACAGGCAGCTATAAGGAGTTGATAACACCCAATCAATCATCGAAATGTCTTTCTTTTAGCCATTAGACTTGAGAGTTAAAGACACATCCCTGGAAGCACAAACTCTAGTAGCTAAGTCCTCAccaggatggaccacagggccagCTGCAGATGGTGCAGAGATGCCCACTTAGGTCCAAAGGATGCAGCGTACATAGCCCACCAGCCATTTCAAGGGCTCCCCACTCTCCTGAAGAAATTCACAACACAGGCCTGGAACAAGCCAACAGGAAGGACACTGGCAATAGGTGTTAGCAATCTGGTTGTGTAGGTGTTAGCAATGCATGACCCCATATGTCAGACCTCACCACCCCACTCACCAGGGAGGGAGTTCTAGATCTAGGGTCTTGGAAAGAATAAGTAAAGGCAAGTCTAGCCTGAGTCTGCCTGGTACCAATCAGAGTAGCCAGTCCGCAGTcagtcccacaccctccccactccATTCACATACACTTCACACGCAGTCTTAGCATCTGCACAAGCTGACACGTGTGCATATACATCTCGTGGGCACCCACATCCACACCCACTCCTTGTTACGGAGGGCAGCACCCCTGACATGGAAACCTCAggcaccccctcccacctccctccctgcgCCATCAAGTCAGCCAGTCAGCCGGGGAACCGGGGAACCGAGGTCGAGAGGCATCATTGCAGAGAGGGTGCTGCAGAAGGGGACCTTATCGGAGGCACTCAGTGGCCTGGACAAGAGGAGGGGAACCCATGCCTGAAACCAAGAACTCTCACCTGGAGCGGCAGCGGAAGCTTGCAGGCCGGCCCGCTTCTTAAAGGGATATTTGGCCTTGGACTTGCCTGGGCCAGGATAGGATGCCATGGCTGGGGCCAAGGCGACAGCGGAGGAACCTCACCGGCTGGGGCCAAGCTCTCCCACATCCAACCCCTTCCTCCGCCCCGCCCCCAGCGGGAGTGACTGATGCAGGAAGCAGCGCCCCGCAGGCGGAAGAGGCTCTGGCCACGATTTCTGATGTTGTCTAGGCAACCTCGGGGAGTGGGGCCTCCATCCTGCCCCTTATCCCTCTCTTCCCACTCCAGTCTTTAGAGTGCCCTGTCTGATGGTGGCTAGGGCCGGGGTCGGGATGCAGAGAAAACAGATGGAGCAGCACCAGCTCTAAGCTCTTTACTACCCTCACCCCACCTCGGGAACCCTCATCCCTTGCCAAGGCTCCAAGGCAAAGAAGCCAAAGTCCAGGCTAGGCTGGTCCAGCCAGCCAGAGAGAAAAATAATAGGCAAGAATACCGCCTGAGCTCCAACCTCAAAACCCATTTCCTCCAGGGAAGGAACAACGGTACTCATGAAAACCCAGAGCCTCTGGGGCAGAGcccccctcttttcttctccatctGACCCCTGCTCTAGGGACAGCCCAGCTCCGGGAGGAGGCAGAACTGAGAATTCGAGCCCAGGAGGGAGGGGCCTGTCTTGGGAAAATTCCACTGACCGGCAGAAGCTGTCTCCTAGGAAGACAGGAAGAGTAGGAGGCTGGGTCTTGTCTGAGGTCGATGGGAAAGACCCCAGCCTACTCTGACCTGTCGCTCTGCCTGTACACTCAAGATCTGCTTCCTTGGACCCTTCTAGGAGCCGTTCACGTCCCCTAGGTCTTGCAGGCATTGCCAAGACCCCCCACCCACTTATCACCCGACCCAGGCACCTCTGCCTTGGAGTCCCTTTATCAACCACACACGCGCCACACACTTACCTGAGGCCATGCTGCCCAAGTCCCGCGTGGACCAGGAAGGCAGCCTACGAAAGTCTGCACAGCGAGGGAGCCGGGCTGAAGAGGGGAGAGGGCCCCCACCGGGGCGAAGTCGCGCCACTGGCCCCTGCACCCGCACTGAGAAGCGGGAAGGAAGGCAAGGTTTTCAAAATGGCCAGCTGGCCGGGGGGCGGACTCCCGCCGACTTCAGCGGCCAGACTGACCTCAGGAGACCCCGGAGTCGCGACCCCAAGCCTGCACTCAAGAGGAAACAGGCCACGTGCTCCCCAGAAAACCGGACCCGGAATTCGCCTAGGGTTCTTTCACCACTTTCTGGGAATCAATTAGGGATCCGGCTCCTGTGGCCGGGCTACGGGGGAGTCACGCAACAGGTGCGACCCCGCCGAAACCTTCCGGGCTGCGCGCCAATCTCGCGTACCCCAGGCCCCGCCAAGTCCGCGGCCACGCCCCGTTCGGCCACGCCTCTTGGCCTCCTGGCCACGCCCCAACCATTTTCCCAGTTCCCTTACGCCACGTGGGCAGCCTCCGGACCAGGGTTGGCCTTGGCTTGGCCCTTTGGTCTTGGGCGATTTCTGTGCGTCAGTTTCCTCATCAGTAAGATGGGATGAGGCAATGGAAACACCCCATCCAAAGAAAGGAGTTACTGAGGACTGAAGGTAAATCCCCTTTGCACAATGTCTGGCACAAAGTCAGGTAGCTATTATTAGGGTCCCAGAATCCATTTCAAGCAGAAGCCCTGCCCTTGAATTCTCCGCATTCCCACCTGAATCTATTTCCTTCTATCAGTCATTGGTAGGCAGGATGTGCCCTTCAAAGCCGGTTCACCATCCCACATTAATTTCTATGTTGACGTTAGACTAGCCAGAATGCCTAGGTTCAAATTCAGACATCTCCACCTACTTTCTGACTGATGGTGAACTTCTCTCTGGGTTTTACTGGTTAACTTTGGCTCTTACACCCGCTCTGATGAAGATAAAGGAGATAATTATAAGTGCTTAGACTTGTGCCTGGCCTGTAAGTTACTTCCCAATCAGTGTTCCTGGAAGATTTCTTTGGCCTGGGATCACTATGGCCAGCTCACTGATTTCTCCTTGTGGGTTATGAGAAATTGGGCTGTTTGAATAGGGCCACAGACACCCTCTCAAACAAGGATTCCTGCCTCCCAGGGGCAGCCTGTACCTACAGGAACCCTGAAAAGGAAAGTCCTCCCCTTTATCAGCAGCAGTTGGTCCCTTCCCTCGCCTCTCCCCTGGGGGAGTCTTTGCCCCCTCACCCAGCTGCTCTGAAGTCTCTCCAGCTGCTTTCAGTCCCTCCTCTCCCCAACTGGAACTCTGAGTCCTGATCCCCCATCTCTATCTGCATCTGATGTGGCCTCTAGGGAGTCTCCTATCCGCTATactaaaacaaactttaaaaactattgcCTTAGGCTGGGGGTGTCAGCTCAGGGGCAGTATCCCTCTGCCTTACATGCGAAAGCAAACCCCAGAATTGCAGAAAAACGATgaaaatacaaatttttaaaaaaccctacAGGTGGCCTCCATAAACTTGGGAGACCAGTGGGTTATGGGAATCCAGCTCACAGAGAATCAGACTAAAATAGAACAAGGAGAACCTTATTCTTACACCGTTACGTTTAAATATCAAAACAGGAACCACTAAAAGCATCGGATACAGGTGATGGTGTACTGAGCTGGGGCACGCATTATGTGGCTGTAAATACTAATATAATCTAAGAACCGTTTGGCAAAATAAAATCAAGTATCGCTATAAGTTGCACTGTTTTGACTCAGTAATCCACTTCtaacaagtctttttttttttttaactcaaaaataattttattagagtttaaaggAAAAGCCCCAGGGTGTACAAGTTGTAACTCTCAGCTtcctggaagaagagaagggaagggaaacacacgttggaagaaagagaaagaaaaaaaaaaagttctatctTTCTGAATTAGCTCAGGAAGGTAGGAGGGCCCAGAAAACCTCATAGGGATTTTCTCAGGGTGTACGAATCACAAATCTGTTCTTAATTAGAGGGTTGTCAGAAAAATATCCACAAAGTTGTTCAATATTGCAGTGTTTACCACAGAAAATTTGGAAACATAAAGGCCTAGCAACAGGGGAATGTTAAATGAACACAATGAAATATAACCATTAACACCGTTCTTGGAGAATTTCTTTAATTGTATGAAAATCTTTACAACATAAAGTTAGATGCAAGAATGGAGTCGAAGAACTACACAGACAGGATGGTCCTAATCATGTGATGTATATGAAGTACACAGAGGAGAAACAGGCAGAAAGTTACCGTAGAAATCAACAAGAATCCAGCAGAGCTCTCCAATCACCTGCAGTCTCCCTCAGACTCAGCAAGTGGGCTATTCTGAATACAGCCCTTAGACATTGTAAGACTGTTGGCTTCCGAGAGTGAACAAAATAAATCCCAACATTAACGATCAGGTACCATGTGACCATATAGATGCTCACTTACATTCTGGTAAGATGCAGATTTTGACATAattttaaagggtcacagccttaTCCTGGGCCAGGCCTCTGTGGATCCCCTAATTCAGATCTACCCAGCCAATTGGGTGGCAATTCTGTTCTCCACCCAAGCCAGGCAAACCAGTTCGTGAGAGCCTTCATCTTGAAGTCCCACCAGCAACAACACACCCTTTAGTCTAtaaccatcccccacccccatatttcCAGGTCACATGGTTTTCAGTGGTTGCTTGGAAGTCTGCCCTGCTTCCAGCTAAGCctcagtcccccacccactcaaccCAGGCAAGACTGTGTGTCGAGAGCAGAGTTTGGGAACTGCAGGCCTGAGTCAGCCTGTGGCCTTGGACTTCCTGGTACTGAAGCCTTAATGCTGGGATCttccctccaaaaacaaacagccTTCTCCTCCCAGCCTATTTTCACCATGGCTTCTCAGTGGGGACCTTCCCGAACCCCTCTCTACCTCAGCACACTCCTGTTTTTTCTGAAGAACAGCTTCCCTGATTTCCTGACCTTCGTTTCCCTGGTGATGTCAGCCTGGCTAGGGTAGACATGTGTGAGCAGATACAGACTCGGGAGAAAGCATCTAAAACTTGCAAAGGGTTGCCCAGGGCAACCTCCCACACCCCGTCCCATCCGCAGACCGTTCTAGACTCCAGCTTGACCCAGCAGCTGACTCCTCTCCCTCACCCCAGTCACTGAGCACCGGCTGTGCATCTTTGCAGGTCAGGTACCCAGTGGCTTGCAGCCAAATCCTTGAACCTGTCATCCGAGGCCCTTCACTagctggcctcagtttccctcatcTTCCGGCACTTCCACTCTGTCATGTCCTGTCACACCAAACTTTCCAGTCTCTCTAAGCCCACATTTACCTCAAACCTCTTCTCTttcatcctctcctctccccagacTCACATCCTCCACTTCTGCTGACCTGGCTCCCTGTGGGAAGTCTGTCTACCTCACAACCACCCCTTGTTATTTAAAACACTGCCTGAACTCAGGATACTTCTGAATCAACCTACTGCATGCTCTGTGAGGGGTATGCGCTGctggctttcacacacacacacacacacacacttactttttaAAGTCACAATAGATGTGTATATAATTGCCTCTCCTACCAGGGGATGGAAGCAAGGCTTTCAACAGTTCTGAATCCCCCATATTAGCACCAACCCTTTAATTGTTACTCTGCTTCACCCAGCCTCACCCAGCCTCCTCCTGTAGACTGCAAGTTCCCAAAGGCAGCTCTTCCTGTGTCAATGTCCCACACTCCATCTGGGGCCCAGCTTCTCACTAAATGTGAGGCGGATCCTGAAATCTCCTTCATTTAGGAAACATGCCCAAATTCCTCAGACAACAACTGCTTTCACTCACAATGAAATGGCCATCTAAGGCTGTGAATCAAACACCGGGAGATGCTGGCCACACCCCCTCATGCAGAAGGAGTCACTATACCCTGTGTGTCTCTCACCTCTAGGACAGGCACTGTACCTCCCTGTGCCCTGCCCTCTTCACCAGAACACTGTCCCTAAATTTAGTAATCAAGTGCAACAAccagagggagggcaggaggacTCTGTACCCTCAGCAGCTAGGGGAGGACCAAGAATTCTTCAACTTAAGCCTGAGGATGGAGTGCTTCCAGCAACAGCCACAGACCAAGCAAAAGCAGTACCAGAGGCTGTGAAAAACGTGTgctcccccactccaccccctgtGAATCAAGCTAGTGGCTTCTCTCATAGTCCAGTTTTCTCTTTTGCTCAACTGTTCTTTGTCAGTGGGATGGGGTTAGGGGAAGGGAGATTACCTCTGTTTACTAAGCTATGTGACCTGAAATGAGCTGCAGAGCCACCTGCAGCAAAGGCATAGGCCCAGCGCTGTCCTTTGCTGCCAGGTCCCTTTTGAACAGGGCAGCCTTCAGCACAGCTCTGGTCTTGGAGTAAGTTACCAATACTGTGGGTAGGGCAGGGTAGGGCTGGCGGTGAGGTATAATTACTGGAACCTCCTAGCCAAGATTCCAAACAGTCACAATTTCAAAAAGACTCTTGTTTTCCCTTAAGTCACTAAGCACTTGCCAATTTGGGATTGAGAAAGCAGGATTGCCATGGCAGGCACCTCCACAGCTATTTCTCATGGTCTCAAAAGCCTTGTCTCCCAGATACTCACAGGAAGGAGGACAAAGGAA
This region includes:
- the Gm12500 gene encoding uncharacterized protein LOC791415, translated to MLPKSRVDQEGSLRKSAQRGSRAEEGRGPPPGRSRATGPCTRTEKREGRQGFQNGQLAGGRTPADFSGQTDLRRPRSRDPKPALKRKQATCSPENRTRNSPRVLSPLSGNQLGIRLLWPGYGGVTQQVRPRRNLPGCAPISRTPGPAKSAATPRSATPLGLLATPQPFSQFPYATWAASGPGLALAWPFGLGRFLCVSFLISKMG